The Ciona intestinalis chromosome 13, KH, whole genome shotgun sequence genome has a segment encoding these proteins:
- the LOC100177452 gene encoding X-ray repair cross-complementing protein 5, with product MSAHIYSDDVSDNENEAEVFEQSYGGRESVVFAIECCEEMFDINQEDEESYFERIMTSIHDMLVNKIITSDTDMNGIVFFGVENKTEDGKFPGVRTWQQFDVPCVKSIMELREIQNIDFKQFENKFGKLAEYEVSNVLWASHQLFLNCPFKLANKTLVVFPWNENPHKGNNNAVKRARAKCGDLHEHGVEIQVFSFNQDFSYEPFYKHITTDQIQSNEQMMNPINAISNLYSFLMRKCYKQRMTRTRLQIGKYKISVGVYTVARKTTKTSAVWIDNSTNKIVKRQINLVDTSTGEMLMPSDVKLYQTWAGKDIVFEKEEVTSMKQLCDVGITVLGFQPRVSTIKPWYHSRPAQFIYPDDSDLKGSSTFFTALLQKCLDKDYVAICRFVPRTSASMRNIALLPQREEIDPETSEQIKPSGFFIVYLPFADDVRETELPEEQPSPSEEQVQSAESIIRKLRFKYDPNSFDNPALQTHYKNLEAMALEKEAPDPVTDHTAPDVERIDRKVGPLVETFKSLVFPQNYDPTKTATKHKSNQTTRESKRAKTENAEVNIQEAVNNNALGKYTVVQLKEICRELEVKCTGKKADLISAITAYYE from the exons ATGAGTGCTCACATTTATTCTGACGATGTTTCTGATAACGAAAATGAAGCTGAAGTTTTTGAACAAAGTTACGGCGGCAGGGAAAGCGTAGTTTTCGCTATTGAATGCTGTGaag aaatgtTTGACATAAATCAAGAAGACGAAGAGAGTTATTTCGAGcgtattatgacatcaatACATGATATGTTGGTCAACAAAATTATCACCAGTGACACTGATATGAAT GGTATTGTCTTCTTTGGTGTCGAGAACAAAACTGAAGATGGGAAATTCCCTGGTGTGAGAACCTGGCAACAATTTGACGTTCCATGTGTTAAAAGCATCATGGAGTTACGAGAAATACAGaacattgattttaaacagttcGAAAATAAATTTGGAAAACTTGCAG AATACGAAGTAAGCAACGTACTTTGGGCGTCACATCAATTATTTTTGAACTGCCCGTTCAAGCTTGCGAACAAAACTTTAGTTGTTTTTCCATGGAATGAAAATCCACACAAAG GAAACAACAACGCTGTTAAGAGAGCTAGAGCAAAATGTGGCGACCTTCACGAACATGGAGTGGAAATTCAAGTGTTTTCATTCAATCAGGACTTTAGTTACGAACCATTTTACAAA CACATAACAACAGACCAAATCCAAAGTAATGAGCAAATGATGAACCCAATCAATGCAATCTCAAACCTTTATAGCTTTTTGATGAGAAAATGTTACAAGCAAAGAATGACAAG GACCAGATTACAGATTGGAAAATACAAGATATCTGTTGGAGTTTACACTGTAGCGagaaaaacaaccaaaacctCGGCCGTATGGATTGATAattcaacaaataaaattgtgaAGCGACAAATTAATCTTGTTGATACTTCTACGGGGGAAATGCTAATGCCAAGTGATGTGAAGTTATATCAG ACATGGGCAGGCAAAGACATTGTGTTTGAGAAAGAGGAAGTGACCTCAATGAAACAACTGTGTGACGTTGGAATAACCGTCCTTGGATTCCAACCGCGTGTTAGTACTATCAAGCCATGGTATCATAGTAGGCCTGCTCAGTTCATTTACCCTGATGATAGTGACCTGAAAG GCAGCTCAACGTTTTTCACAGCTTTACTGCAGAAATGTCTTGATAAGGATTACGTCGCAATTTGCCG ATTTGTTCCTCGTACATCCGCAAGCATGAGGAACATCGCTCTTCTACCTCAGAGGGAGGAAATTGATCCTGAGACTTCGGAGCAAATTAAACCATCCGGATTTTTTATCGTTTATCTTCCATTTGCTGATGATGTGAG AGAGACAGAGCTTCCAGAAGAGCAACCATCCCCCTCAGAAGAACAAGTACAATCGGCAGAATCCATTATAAGAAAGTTACGATTCAAATATGATCCAAACAGCTTTGACAACCCAGCACTGCAGACACATTACAAAAACCTTGAAGCGATGGCATTGGAGAAAGAAGCACCTGATCCTGTAACTGATCATACAG CACCAGATGTGGAAAGAATTGACAGAAAAGTTGGGCCACTGGTTGAAACTTTCAAAAGTTTAGTATTCCCACAAAATTACGATCCTACCAAAACAGCAACTAAACATAAAAGCAATCAGACCACCAGAGAGAGCAAGAGAGCAAAAACTGAAAACGCAGAG GTTAACATTCAAGAAGCTGTTAATAACAATGCACTTGGTAAATACACTGTGGTTCAGTTGAAAGAGATATGTCGAGAATTGGAAGTTAAATGCACAGGAAAGAAGGCTGATCTTATATCTGCTATAACTGCTTATTATGAGTGA
- the LOC101243310 gene encoding adhesion G-protein coupled receptor G6-like, with amino-acid sequence MDTCVKLICLLFLITSVKSIFKTKDVCPDNVITFRTLGREIKMRFNSVKVGETSYSRETCDNSDTSLASIKCTNKAGYPEFDLSYFRRSSCKIKPLIKSTIATKQTRHSTSSTTEPDPYISTTGVILQATSIEPVTTTSIDEQSTTLIPTTYTQHISSTEGFSTPISTRVSTSYTTANMPSSPTENPTTKGLTTTVAIQSTHAGIKKNATRKLKVKTLKGFLTNHATSTQHLISVKRAENYLHMASEVILTSQNKTMNMSDNNEFDVTQTIQLIDVIITHVNLTGVNSVLLTSANYVMDVRRVLPSNDKSLSFNNTYYPDVSFVIPPSVVKQSNSTLGIRVGFTLFQNAELFPSKKYKVYKVISAKVTGLMDNTILKDPVKFTLPANQSSMTSLSCGFWDFKASDWSTHGCIMTSQSPVMCQCNHMTNFAILITIHSQGNLNKLSTQRNNLIFLDYISNIGCGLSIVGLVATIIIHALFKKLHRHITQHILLHLSMTLLFSYLLYVCGINATQNFTTCLTIKTAPSHYSAHSTPPKHDFAFFISTLFLGPKTSHPHFIRRACVFSYLTPACVVGFTVLYCVCKVDHYFVYGLLTNETENKSQEYFITLDWSSSYLSPDICWPHGDAFHFGFLLPVAIILLFNVAVFATVTYSLSYGREKVKSTAKRVTLRKRLCNVVTMTTLLGLPWAIGFLSNVVENDTDCFYSFYFVFTTSVYGIHGLGGRANYYPASLAPVGGQLVQATPDSIPMS; translated from the exons ATGGACACTTGTGTAAAATTGATTTGtcttttatttcttattaCTAGCgtaaaaagcatttttaaaacaaaag ATGTTTGTCCAGATAATGTGATCACATTTCGAACTCTTGGTCGTGAGATTAAAATGAGATTTAACTCCGTGAAAGTTGGTGAGACGTCATATTCACGGGAGACTTGTGATAATTCTG ACACATCACTGGCTTCAATCAAATGCACCAACAAAGCTGGATACCCAGAGTTTGACCTAAGTTACTTTAGAAGAAGttcttgtaaaataaaaccactaataaaa agCACAATCGCTACAAAGCAGACTCGCCACAGCACCAGTTCAACAACTGAACCAGACCCCTATATATCTACAACTGGTGTAATATTACAG GCAACATCTATAGAACCAGTCACTACAACAAGCATTGATGAACAATCAACAACTTTAATACCAACAACATAT ACACAGCATATTTCTAGTACAGAGGGATTCAGTACACCTATAAGCACTCGTGTTTCAACATCTTATACTACTGCTAATATG ccTTCCTCTCCCACTGAGAATCCAACAACAAAAGGTTTAACAACAACTGTGGCTATACAg AGCACACATGCGGGAATAAAAAAGAACGCAACTCGTAAATTGAAAGTGAAAACTCTGAAAGGATTTCTTACAAACCATGCTACTTCCACGCAACACTTG aTTTCAGTAAAAAGAGCTGAAAACTATTTACATATGGCGAGTGAAGTGATTCTGACATCACAgaacaaaacaatgaacatgtCCGATAACAATGAGTTTGATGTGACGCAAACAATCCAACTTattgatgtcataatcacccACGTTAACCTAACTGGGGTGAACTCAGTTTTGCTGACATCAGCAAATTATGTGATGGACGTCAGACGTGTACTACCTTCTAATG aCAAGTCATTGTCTTTTAACAATACCTATTATCCCGATGTGAGTTTCGTTATTCCTCCCTCTGTCGTTAAACAATCAAACTCGACACTAGGGATCAGAGTTGGGTTCACTTTGTTTCAAAACGCAGAACTTTTTCCGTCAAAGAAATATAAGGTTTACAAG GTCATATCAGCCAAAGTAACAGGTTTAATGGACAACACAATACTAAAAGATCCAGTTAAGTTTACCCTGCCTGCTAATCAG tcctctatgacatcactaagCTGTGGATTTTGGGATTTCAAAGCATCTGATTGGTCTACGCATGggtgtattatgacatcacagtcacCGGTTATGTGTCAATGCAATCACATGACAAATTTTGCCATTCTTATT ACAATACATTCACAAGGGAACCTAAACAAACTTAGCACACAAAGAAACAACTTAATTTTTCTTGATTACATCTCAAACATTGGATGTGGTTTATCCATAGTTGGTCTTGTAGCTACAATCATCATACATGCTTTGTTTAA AAAACTGCACCGTCACATTACTCAGCACATTCTACTCCACCTAAGCATGACTTTGCTTTTTTCATATCTACTTTATGTATGTGGGATTAATGCTACACAAAATTTCACCACCTGTCTCACTATC AAAACTGCACCGTCACATTACTCAGCACATTCTACTCCACCTAAGCATGACTTTGCTTTTTTCATATCTACTTTAT TTCTTGGTCCGAAAACGAGCCACCCCCACTTTATAAGACGGGCTTGTGTGTtctcctatcttaccccagcaTGTGTGGTGGGGTTCACTGTGTTGTATTGTGTGTGTAAGGTGGACCATTActttgtatatgg ATTGTTGACAAATGAGACGGAAAATAAGAGCCAAG AATATTTCATTACTTTAGATTGGTCATCCAGTTATTTAAGTCCCGACATATGCTGGCCACATGGAGATGCTTTTCATTTTGGATTTCTACTCCCTGTTGCAATCATTCTGCTCTTCAATGTGGCTGTTTTCGCCACTGTGACTTACTCCCTCAGTTATGGCAGagaaaag GTCAAATCAACAGCTAAAAGAGTGACGTTACGCAAACGACTTTGCAACGTGGTTACCATGACGACTTTGTTAGGGTTGCCGTGGGCGATTGGGTTTCTTAGCAACGTTGTTGAAAATGATAC ggattgtttttattcattttattttgtgtttacaaCAAGCGTGTACGGGATACATGGGTTAGGGGGGCGTGCCAATTACTACCCTGCTTCTCTAGCTCCAGTTGGTGGTCAA ttggTACAAGCAACCCCTGACAGTATCCCAATGTcctaa
- the LOC100182776 gene encoding GPI ethanolamine phosphate transferase 2-like, with product MVYGCSNVCFKPFTMKTKRNLIICYFISFFGLLLFIKGFFPMKSGTAGIATSSDIPPAPTNADLEAEMLTQQFKDADSLSYDSNLPSHASPIKAPFTKLVIIIVDGMRLDFIQGNHLKGDMPFLYKALHAGNALSFTSHAEAPTVTMPRLKSLTTGSIPGFIDVVFNLDQSSALKEDNIIGGMRRNGRKMVFYGDDTWIKLFPESFTRKNGTTSFFVSDYTEVDNNVTWNLEQELQNNKAWDVMILHYLGLDHIGHLFGPKSTLVGPKLREMDEVFKRIYSEYEKQKDTLIVLTSDHGMSAHGSHGGTTQPETATPLVFLSPSIHNKQDKFKDGTEIVEQIDFASTISILMGIPIPLASVGSLISPMLQNISPKDLLHSLQYNCHHLLRGLSMDGKLEQGNEDNAINLYRNGLQFHGSYIYGDATDKTHTLKAAVESYQRSQKLSTDLLTSDLAKYNYGWMGVGFVVLFMGFCGVIFSWLKTLLRYKRGSKFPGLAPLVGGFTLHIITLSGSSFVEEEHQIWNFLTASLSLGLLVAVLRATARLSFNEKKQNLLYSEEVQQSHSSLRLRKEVTIEVPQWKVVPVADSDNSQPHSGDGESEIYKDHHKVINPSYYKAVAMSCVFVMSHRVLRSWNQSGVKHAEDPDIGDWFNLPENKIYLSLLSVVSLSLLFFLLEVLTTTRDCLRSILSMVAFIMVYLYRVCTGVMVMPMSYGNSSGLFESRIVFLILGILILKIIFHKVNNHGRPRSCSSPSILCSREDSVMKMCDCVQSSVVIMSSLLVRPHNHFVIVLNLGLYLVLFRLLWPVAMEEKDWLLDDVSLDVRSCGTTTGMDGMGRVAMAMWFAHMAYFMLGNSNSLATVDLSAAYIGLSGSEGVMNSTMTFILGSFATYIGHIIWISLCVADIIKVTKPDLGNPLTPTSDPTSNGVLGLLAGVRLFPLIVYTIVVTGHRHHLFIWSVFSPKLLYDVITTFVYGWIIFIAALLW from the exons ATTCCAATTTGCCAAGTCACGCTTCACCAATCAAAGCTCCATTTACAAAACTGGTGATCATTATTGTGGATGGCATGAGGTTGGACTTTATACAGGGGAACCACCTAAAGGGAGATATGCCGTTCCTATACAAAGCACTACATGCTGGAAATGCATTGAGTTTTACTTCACATGCTGAAGCCCCTACAGTTACCATGCCTAGACTTAAg tcACTCACAACCGGCAGCATCCCTGGTTTCATTGATGTTGTTTTCAACCTGGATCAATCTTCTGCTCTTAAAGAGGACAACATCATTGGAGGGATGAGAAGGAATGGAAGGAAGATGGTGTTCTATGGCGACGATACTTGGATCAAGTTGTTTCCTGAAAGTTTTACGAGGAAAAACGGAACAACCTCTTTCTTTGTGTCTGACTATACAGAG GTTGATAATAATGTAACATGGAACTTGGAGCAAGAGTTGCAGAATAATAAAGCCTGGGATGTAATGATTCTACATTACCTTGGTCTGGATCATATTGGGCATTTATTTGGCCCTAAATCAACTCTTGTTGGGCCTAAACTTAGGGAAATGGATGAAGTTTTCAAAAGAATTTATTCTGAATATGAAAAGCAG AAAGATACATTGATAGTTTTAACAAGTGATCATGGTATGAGTGCTCATGGGAGCCATGGGGGAACCACCCAACCTGAGACAGCTACTCCACTAGTTTTTCTCAGCCCCTCCATTCATAATAAACAGGACAAGTT CAAAGATGGAACAGAAATAGTTGAACAAATCGATTTTGCTTCAACCATCTCAATCCTAATGGGCATCCCTATTCCCCTTGCATCAGTGGGGTCACTAATATCACCAATGTTACAG AACATTTCACCCAAAGATCTTCTTCATAGTTTACAATATAATTGCCATCATTTGCTGAGAGGTTTATCTATGGACGGAAAACTAGAGCAAGGAAATGAAGACAACGCTATTAATTTATACAG AAATGGACTCCAATTCCATGGTAGTTACATTTATGGGGATGCAACAGACAAAACTCATACTCTCAAAGCTGCAGTGGAAAGTTACCAGAGAAGCCAAAAACTTTCCACTGACCTTTTGACCTCTGACCTAGCTAAATATAACTATGGGTGGATGGGTGTGGGGTTCGTGGTGCTGTTTATG GGTTTTTGTGGTGTTATATTCTCATGGCTAAAAACTTTACTCCGTTACAAACGTGGCTCAAAATTTCCCGGGCTTGCGCCTTTAGTTGGGGGATTCACCTTGCATATAATAACCTTGTCTGGAAGTAGTTTTGTAGAAGAGGAACACCAAATATGGAATTTTCTTACTGCCTCACTCTCGCTTGGCCTCCTAGTGGCCGTATTACGAGCAACAGCGAGATTGAGTTTTAacgaaaagaaacaaaatttgttgtaCAGTGAAGAg GTCCAACAAAGTCATTCAAGTTTACGCTTGCGTAAAGAAGTCACCATAGAGGTCCCTCAATGGAAAGTTGTCCCTGTTGCCGATAGCGACAACTCCCAACCACATAGTGGCGATGGAGAGTCAGAAATCTACAAAGATCACCATAAAGTTATTAACCCATCATATTATAAAGCTGTGGCCATGAGTTgtgtgtttgtgatgtcacacagGGTATTGAGGTCATGGAATCAATCAGGGGTCAAACATGCAGAGGATCCAGATATTg GTGATTGGTTCAATTTACCAGAGAACAAAATCTACTTGTCTTTATTGTCTGTTGTTTCTTTGAGCTTGTTATTCTTCTTGTTGGAagttttaacaacaacaaggGATTGTTTAAGAAGTATTTTATCGATGGTAGCATTCatcatggtgtatttataccgTGTGTGTACTGGTGTTATGGTGATGCCAATGTCTTATGGAAATTCAAG cGGATTATTCGAATCCCGGATCGTCTTTCTGATCCTTGGCATCCTCATCTTAAAGATCATCTTCCATAAAGTAAATAATCACGGAAGACCAAGATCCTGTTCTTCTCCATCCATCCTTTGTTCCCGGGAAGACTCAGTGATGAAGATGTGCGATTGCGTTCAGTCATCAGTGGTCATTATGTCTTCCCTATTAGTGAGGCCGCATAATCATTTTGTCATCGTGTTGAATCTTGGGCTGTATCTTGTGTTGTTCAG GTTACTATGGCCGGTTGCCATGGAAGAAAAAGATTGGTTGCTAGACGACGTGTCGTTGGATGTGCGATCATGTGGAACCACCACAGGGATGGATGGAATGGGACGGGTTGCCATGGCGATGTGGTTCGCTCATATGGCTTACTTTATGTTG gGAAATTCAAACAGTCTTGCAACAGTTGATTTATCAGCTGCGTACATCGGCCTATCTGGTAGTGAAGGGGTCATGAACTCTACGATGACCTTCATACTGGGGTCATTCGCTACATATATTGGACATATTATATGGATATCTTTATGTGTGGCCGATATTATTAAAGTTACAAAACCAG ACCTAGGGAATCCCCTAACCCCCACTTCTGACCCCACATCCAATGGGGTCTTGGGGTTATTGGCTGGGGTAAGGTTATTCCCCTTAATAGTGTACACCATCGTGGTCACCGGTCATCGGCATCACTTATTCATATGGAGTGTGTTTTCCCCGAAACttctttatgatgtcataaccactTTTGTTTATGGTTGGATAATTTTCATAGCCGCGTTACTATGGTGA